The Alosa sapidissima isolate fAloSap1 chromosome 5, fAloSap1.pri, whole genome shotgun sequence genome has a window encoding:
- the LOC121709767 gene encoding trace amine-associated receptor 13c-like produces MEDPWRADRCYPALNSSCTKFVRPQALYIIMYIFLSSISVSTVFLNLLVIISIFHFKQLHTPTNLLILSLAVADFFIGLTVMPVEGSQLIETCWYFGDMLCNIFHFIYSVALSGSLWSLVLISIDRFIAVSDPLRYSLKVTHNKVVIIVVLGWCICLLYMFFLLYDHLTQMEPHRTCHGECLLTISFSWIVGDVFVSFIVPCSTVIILNMKILCTAKYHTKVINSVTERERAGNKDTMRSKKSSRKAEKTIGVLVTVYLLCYMPYNLSIFAYGPDSLSYLFNCLLWIMYLNSCMNPIIYALFYPWFKVSTKQIITLAILHPGSSYLNVNSDVK; encoded by the coding sequence ATGGAAGACCCCTGGAGAGCTGATCGCTGCTATCCAGCCCTGAACTCTTCATGTACAAAGTTTGTCAGGCCACAGGCACTATACATCATCATGTACATATTTTTGTCATCAATATCTGTGTCTACCGTGTTTCTAAACTTGCTGGTGATCATCTCGATTTTTCACTTCAAGCAGCTTCACACTCCAACCAACCTGCTCatcctctctcttgctgtggCAGATTTCTTTATCGGACTGACTGTCATGCCTGTGGAAGGGTCAcaattaattgaaacatgctggtATTTTGGGGACATGCTGTGTAACATATTCCATTTCATTTATTCTGTGGCTCTTTCAGGATCTCTGTGGAGCCTTGTATTAATTTCCATTGATCGTTTCATTGCAGTCAGTGATCCTTTAAGGTACTCATTGAAGGTCACACACAACAAAGTAGTTATAATTGTTGTTCTAGGCTGGTGTATTTGTCTACTTTATATGTTCTTCTTGCTTTATGACCACCTAACTCAAATGGAGCCTCACAGGACATGTCACGGAGAGTGTCTGCTCACAATCAGTTTCTCATGgattgttggtgatgtttttgtgtCATTCATTGTGCCTTGTTCCACGGTTATAATTTTAAACATGAAAATATTGTGTACAGCTAAGTATCATACAAAGGTGATTAACTCTgttacagaaagagaaagggctGGTAACAAGGACACAATGAGAAGTAAGAAATCCAGCCGTAAAGCTGAAAAAACAATAGGGGTACTCGTTACAGTTTATTTGCTCTGCTATATGCCATATAATTTAAGCATTTTTGCATACGGCCCTGACTCATTATCTTATCTATTTAACTGTCTTCTATGGATTATGTATCTCAACTCCTGCATGAACCCAATAATATATGCTTTATTTTACCCATGGTTTAAAGTCTCAACCAAGCAAATCATCACCCTTGCAATACTTCATCCAGGTTCCTCTTACCTCAATGTAAATTCTGATGTGAAATAG